Part of the Variovorax sp. PAMC 28711 genome is shown below.
GTACGCCTGGCGCGCCGCCTTGTCGCCGACGACGGGCGAAGCGCCGGCTTCGCCGTCGATGATGCGGTCCTCGATCTCCAGCTCGATCTCTTCGTCGTAGCTGTCCATCAGGTCGCGGGCAATGCGTTGCATCAGGTCGTCCTGGCCGGGAAGCGTAGTGGTCGTGGTCGTGGTCGTGGTCGTCATGAGGCGGGATGCTGCCGCCGCTGCATGACCGCTGTGTGACGGCCGTCACGCCGTTGTCATGTGCGCGCGGCAGCATCGCTGGCTTGCCTCTTGCACCCGAACTCCTTGCCGGCGCCTACGGTGGCGACGAAGCCGGCCTCATCTGCGGCTACCTTTTCGACGCCACGGCGCCGGCGCCCGTGTGCGCGGTCGATTCTGCCGCGGCGGCGGCATGGCTGGCCGATACCCCGGCGGCACCGGCCGGCGGCGGCGCCTATCTGTGGCTGCACTTCAACCTGAGCCACACGCAGGCCGAGCGCTGGCTGCTGCGCCATGCCGCGCTGTCCGACACGTTCTACGAAGTGCTGCGCGACGAGCTGCATTCCACGCGCATCGAGCGTGCCGACGATGCGCTGGTCGCGGTGATCAACGACCTGCATTTCGAGTTCCGCTTCGAGCCGTCAGACATCTCCACGCTGTGGATCAACGTGGGCCCGCGCCTCGTGGTGACGGCGCGCACCAAGCCGCTGCGCTCGGTCGATGCGCTGCGCACCGCTGTGCGCGCAGGCGATGCGCCGCGTTCGAGCACTGAACTGCTGGAGCATCTGCTGCGCACGCAGGCCGATGTGCTGGTGGCGATTGTGCGCGACGCCACCGCGCGCATCGACGGCATCGAGGACGAACTGCTGGCCGGCCGGCTCGACCACAAACGCGCGCGGCTCGGCGCACTGCGGCGGCTGCTGGTTCGCTTGCAGCGCCTGCTCGCGCCAGAGCCTGCCGCCCTTTTTCGCCTGCTGCAAAGCCCGCCGGCGTGGATGGCCGAGCACGACGCGCTGGCGCTGCGCAGCGCGAGCGAGGAGTTCTCCGTGGTGCTGCGCGACATGCAGTCGCTGCAGGAGCGCATCAAGCTGCTGCAGGAAGAGGTCGCCGCCAACGTCAACGAAGACAACAACCGCAGCCTGTTCGTGCTGACGGTGGTGACGGTGCTGGCCTTGCCGATCAACATCCTGGCCGGCCTGTTCGGCATGAACGTCGGTGGCATTCCGCTCGCGGAGCACAAGCACGGCTTCTGGATCGTGGTCGCGATCATCGCGACGTTCACCGGCGTGGCCGCGTGGGTTGCATTTCGCAAGAAGCGCTGAAGCGGCCGGCCGGCGTCGCTTCTTTGCTATCGAATCAATAGCGTCTCGCGCAGCATCCACGCGCCCTGCAAGCGGATTCGATCCGAAATAGAATGGCGGCGTGACCACCTATCTCAACGCCGACCTGCACTGCCATTCCGTGGTTTCCGACGGCACCCTGACGCCCGAAGCGCTCGCCGCGCGGGCTGCCGGCAACGGCGTCGAGCTCTGGGCGCTCACCGATCACGACGAGGTCGGCGGCCAGCACCGCGCCGCCGCCGCAGCCCGCGAGAACGGCATGCGCTACCTCACCGGCACCGAAATCTCGGTGACCTTCGCGAACGAAACCGTGCACATCGTCGGCCTCGGCTTCGATCCCGACGACGCCGCCATGACGCAAGGCCTCTACGACACGCGTGGCGGCCGCGGCAAGCGTGCGCAGGAAATGGCCGAAGGTCTGGCGAAGGTCGGCATCACGGGCGCATACGAAGGCGCACTCAAGTTTGTCGGTAATCCCGAACTGATTTCGCGCACGCACTTCGCACGCTTTCTGGTGGAGAGCGGCGTGTGCAAGGACACCTACGAGGTGTTTCGCAAGTACCTCACCGAAGGCAAGCCGGGTTACGTGCCGCACCGCTGGGCCTCGCTCAAGAGTGCGGTCCAGTGGATCACCGAAGCCAAAGGCATCGCGGTGATCGCGCATCCCGGCCGCTACAAGTTCACCGCGAACGAGGAGTACGCGCTCTTCCTTGAATTCCAGGCGCACGGCGGCCGGGCGATCGAAGTGGTCACCGGCAGCCACACGCCCGCCGAATATGTCGAGTACGCGGACAAGGCGATCGAGTTCGGCTTTGCCGGGTCGCGCGGCAGCGACTTCCACAGCCCCGACGAGAGCCACATGGACCTCGGCAAGCTGCCCTTGCTGCCCGGCAAGCTCACCCCGGTCTGGGAACTGCTCGAACACCGCATCCAGTGAGCGAGGTCCAGGCGCCGCCGCGCGGGGCACGCGACCTCGAGTCCGAGCGCATCCTGGCCGGCATCGGCCTCGTGCTCCTTGCCGTCGCGTGCTTCGCGACGCTCGACACGGCCACCAAGATTTCGGTCAGCACCGTGCCCATCGTTATGGGCGTGTGGTTCCGCTACGCGTTCCAGGCGGTCGCGACCACGGCGGTGCTGTTGCCAACGCGGGGGCTGTCGATCCTGCGCACCGCGCACCCGAAGTTCCATGCGCTGCGCGGCGCCCTGCTGCTGACGACGAGTCTTTTCGCGTTCTTCAGCCTGCGCTACATGCCGCTCGCCGAATTCACCGCGGTCGTGCTGATTGCGCCCCTGGTGATCACGCTGTTCGCGGCCACGGTGCTCAAGGAGCGTGTGTCGGCCTTGCGCTGGTCGCTGGTGGCGGGCGGCTTCGTCGGCACGCTGGTCATCCTGCGGCCGGGCGGCAGCGCCTTCAGCTGGGCGATCCTGCTGCCGATCGGCTTGGTGATGACCAACGCGTGGTTCCAGGTGCTCACGAGCAAGCTGGCGCAAACCGAGAACCCGCTGACGATGCATTTCTACACGGGCTGGGTCGGCGCACTGCTCGCGGCATGTGCACTGCCTTTCGTGTGGACCACGCTGCCGTCGTGGCATTCGTGGGCCTTGCTGTGCCTGATGGGCGCGATGGGCACGGTCGGCCATTTCATGCTGATCCTGGCGTACCAGCGCGCGCCCGCTTCCACGCTCACGCCCTTCCTCTACGCGCAGATTGCCTTCGCGATGCTCGGCGGCTGGCTCATGTTCTCGCATGTGCCCGACACGGTGTCGCTGGTCGGCATGGGGCTGATCGCGGTGTGCGGCGCGGCCGGTGCCTGGCTCACGGTGCGCGAGCGCCGCTTGCCGATCGAACCCGCAGAATCCTGATTGGAGACACCCTATGGCCCAGTATTTCGAAGTTCATCCCGAGAACCCGCAGCAGCGCCTGCTCAAGCAGGCTGTTGCACTGCTCGGCCGCGGCCAGATCGTCGCGGTTCCGACCGATTCCAGCTACGCGTTGGCTTGCCATCTCGACGACAAGGATGCAGTCGACCAGTTGCGCCGCATCCGCCAGGTCGACGACAAGCACCACCTCACGCTGCTGTGCCGCGACCTGAGCGAGCTCGCGAACTACGCGCGCGTCGACAACAAGCAGTACCGCTTGCTGAAGACCGCGACGCCGGGGCCTTACACCTTCCTGCTCGAGGCCACGAAGGAGGTGCCGCGCCGCGTGAGCCATCCGCAGCGCAAGACCATCGGCCTGCGCGTGCCCGATCACAAGGTGCTCAACGAACTGCTGATGCTGCACGGCGAACCGCTGCTCGCGACGACGTTGATCCCGCCCGGCGAAACCGAGCCGATGAACGACGCGCAAGAAATTCGCGAACGCTTCGAGAAGCTCATCGGCGCCGTGATCGATGCGGGCGCCTGTCCGTCGGAGCCGACGACGGTGGTCGACCTCACGCCAATGGGTGCAGGCGACGACCCGGTGGTGGTGCGCCAGGGCCGCGGCGGACTCGCCTTGCTGGGGCTTTAAGCCATTGGTATTCCTCACGGAAGTGGCAGCCCGTCTGAGACAATCCAGCCAGTGGATTTCTCCAACCTGATTCAAACCGTCCTGATTTACGCACTGCCCGTGGTCTTCGCGATCACCGTGCACGAAGCAGCCCACGGCTACGTGGCGCGGCACTTCGGCGACAACACCGCCTACACGCTCGGCCGCGTGACGCTCAACCCCATCAAGCACATCGATCCGGTCGGCACGATCCTGATGCCTTTGATGCTGTACTTCGCCACCTCGGGCGCCTTCCTGTTCGGCTATGCCAAGCCGGTGCCGGTCAACTTCAATCAGCTTCGCAATCCGAAGCGCGACATGATCTGGGTCGCGCTCGCGGGCCCGGCCTCGAACTTCATCCAGGCCATCCTGTGGGCGCTGCTGTTCGTCGCACTGGTGGCGGGCAACGTCACCGAAACCTTCTTCCTGAAGATGGCGCAAGGTGGCGTGCTGGTGAACCTCGTCATGTGGGCCTTCAACCTGTTCCCGCTGCCGCCGCTCGACGGCGGGCGCGTGCTCGCCGGCCTGCTGCCGCGTGGCGCGGCGCAATCCTTCCTGGCGCGCATCGAGCCTTATGGCTTCTTCATCGTCATGGCCCTCGTGCTGGCGGGCATCGTCAGCAAGTATTGGCTGAGCCCGCTGATGGCGCTCGGCTACCAGGGCATCAACCTGCTGATCACCCCCCTTCTGGCGCTCTTGCGCTGAGACCCCGACATGGCTTCCACCTCGCCTGCGCCAACGCGCTTCCTCACCGGCATCACGACCTCCGGCACGCCCCACCTCGGCAACTACGTCGGTTCGGTGCGACCTTCGGTGCGTGCCAGCCAGCGCGCGGAGGTGCAGAGCTTCTATTTCCTGGCCGATTACCACGCGCTGATCAAGATCGACGACCCGGCGCGGATCCAGCGCTCGACGCTCGAGATCGCGGCGAGCTGGCTGGCCTGCGGCCTTGATCCGGAGCGCGTCACTTTCTACCGGCAGTCGGACATCCCGGAGATCGCCGAGCTCACCTGGTTCCTGACCTGCGTGACCGGCAAGGGCGTCCTGAACCGCGCCCATGCGTACAAGGCTCAGCTCGACAAGAATCTCGCGAAGAACGAAGAGCCCGACGCCGATGTGACGGCCGGCCTTTTCATGTATCCGGTGCTGATGGGTGCGGACATCCTGCTGTTCAACGCCCACAAGGTGCCGGTCGGGCGCGACCAGATCCAGCACATCGAGATGGCGCGCGACATGGCGCAGCGCTTCAACCACCTCTACGGCGATCACTTCCTCCTGCCTGAAGCCGACATCGACGACGCGGTGGCAACCCTGCCCGGCCTGGATGGCCGCAAGATGAGCAAGAGCTACGACAACACGATCCCGCTCTTCTCGCCACGCGCGCAGTTGCAAAAGCTGATTGGGGGCATCCTGACCGACTCGCGCGCCCCCGGCGAACCCAAGAACACCGAGGGCTCCGCGCTGTTCCAGATCTTCCAGGCCTTCGCCGATATCGACGAGACCGCGGACCTGCGCCAGGCGTTTGCCGAAGGGATCGGCTGGGGCGATGCCAAGCAACGCGTGTTCGAACGCATCGACCGCGAGATCGGCCCTTTGCGCGAGCGCTACGAAGCACTCGTCAACGACCCTGCGCAGATCGAACGCATCCTGCTGGCCGGCGCCGAGAAGGCGCGTGCGACCTCGCGTCCGTTCATGGCGACGCTGCGCCAGGCGGTGGGCCTGCGCAGCCTCGCCGACCTCGGCAGCCACAAGGCGGCAGCCGGTCGAAAAGCCGTGAAATCCGCCAAGCCCAGCTTCAAGCAATACCGCGAACGCGACGGTCTCTTCTATTTCAAGCTGCTCGACGGGGGCAACGCGACGCTGCTGCAGAGTCGCGGTTTCCAGTCACCGCAAGATGCGGGACGCGCCATCGCGGCGCTCCAGCAGCAACAGGGCGAGGCCCTGGCGGCACTCGCGCATCAGCTCGAACCGGTCGACAATGTGGCGCTCGACGCCCTGACCGAAGCCCTTGGCACCTTTGCCGAGTCAGACACTGGTAGGTAAAAGACAGATTTGCCAGCAAAACAGCGGCAATCTCTGTAAAAAGCACTACGGCGCAACATTAAAGCAAGACATGAGCATTTACGTAATCGACGACCACCCCCTGATGCGCGACGCCATCGTGATGGTGCTGCGACGCCTTCGGCCCGCCGAAAACATCGTGGAGCTCGAAAGGCTCGACAAGCTGGCCGGCGCAGTGAAGCAGCATGGGGCACCCGACCTTTTCTGCCTGGACCTGAAATTGCCGGACACCACCGGCTGTTCCGGCGTCATGGCGGTGAAACAGGCCTACCCGGCCGTGCCCATCGCGGTGTATTCCGCCTCGCCCGCCAGCGACATGGAAGAGGCGTGCATCGAGGCAGGTGCCGACACCTACATTGAGAAATCGGCCAGCTCGGCTGAGCTGACGGCCGCATTGCGCGGCTTGCTCATGGCCGATTCGGACGTCGAAGAGCCCGCCCTGGCCAGCAACAGCAAGCTGTCGAAGCGCCAGACCCAGCTCATCGCCATGCTGGACAAGGGCATGAGCAATCGCGACATCGCGACCGAGCTGGAGATCAGCGAGCACACGGTCAAGGTGCATCTGTGGCGCCTGTTCCGACGCCTCGCCGTCAAGAGCCGCACCCAGGCGTTGCACTACGCGCGCACCAACGGACTGCTCTCGACCAACAGCTGAGTCCGGCGCCCCGGGCGCTGTCAGCCGACGGCAGAACTCACGCGTGCCTGCGCCTGGGATTCGTCGGCATCGTGCAGCAACACCCGGAAGACGCTCCCCTTGCCCAGCCGCGACCGGACGCTCACGGGATGTCCAAGCGCATGCGACAACCGCGCCACGATGGCCAGGCCGAGACCGAAGCCATCCGACGTGCCCGCATGGTCGGCCACCTTGTAGAACTCGAGGAACACATCGCGCAAATGCTCCCGCGCGATGCCGATGCCCGTGTCCCACACCTCGACACGCAAGCCGTCCTTCGTTTGACGTGAGGCCAACAGCACGCCGCCTTCGGTGGTGTACTTGATGGCGTTGGCGAGCAGGTTGCCGATCATGCGACGCACCCGGATCGGGTCGGTCAGCACGGTTCCGCGCGTGAGGTGCACGCTGAATTTGAGGCCCTTGGCTTCTGCGACCGGCCGATATTGCAGCTCGAGGTCGTGCAGCAGCTGGCCCACATCGACCCGTTCGATGTGCAGGCGCACCTGTCCCGAATCGATGCGCGCGAGGTCGAACAGCGAGTCGAACAACGCGTTGACGGCGTGCGTGGCTCGCACGATCTTGGGTGCGATTTCCTGGACCAGTTCCGGCTCGTTGCGCAGCCAGTCGGCGTAGAGCGACAGCGCGAGCACCGGTTGCCGCATGTCGTGCGCGGCGCTCGCCAGGAAGCGGTTCTTCATGGCCACCGCCGACACCGCCGCCTGGCGCTGTTGCGTGAGCGACGCGATCAGGATGTGGTTATGGAACAGCAGCTCGAAACTGTTGCGCGCCGTCTCGTGGATGCGCCGGCCGGCCCGCAGCAGAAGCCACCAATGGAGCATCGGCAGCAACAGGAAGCCGACGTTGAAGTGCGACTCGGAAAAGCCCAACTCGGTGAGGCGAAACAGCACCGACGAAAGCATCGCGATGAACAGCGTGTTGACGTAGCGCTTGAGCAACGGCGGGTGCAGTGCCAGTCCGTTCAGCGGAAACGTCGCGACGCCGGCCACGATCAGCCAGCTCATGAACTGGTTGATGAGCGGCGCGCGCTCGAAAAAGATCAGGATCGAAATCCCCCATGCGAAGGCACTGGCGCTCCAGAGGTAGGAATATTTCTGGACGAAGCGTTGCTGGCCTTCCGAATCGCGGTCGGCATAACGGCGGGCGTAGAGCCGTTCGCCCCAGATGCGGCAGCCCGTGGCGGAAATTCCGACGCTCAGCCACACCATCAGTTGCCAGAGCGGGACGTGTCCCCAGCTCAGCCCCACCATCGCCGGCATGAGCGCGGCGGCCAGCAGGTGCGAGCCGCGCGAGGCGCGCATCAAACTTCGGATGAGCTCGCCGCGAACCCACGGCTCGGCCTCGTCGGCCGAAGCCGGGGCGGGCGTCAGGCTGGCAAAGGACGAGTTGCCCAGGCCGGCGAAGGAAGAGTTGCCCTTCATTGCACTGATCGGACCCCACTGAACAGGCCAACAAAAAAGCCCCTCGAAAGGGGCCCCTGGAGGCGGCACGAGGCCGCGCTGAAAAACGTCACTGGAGGAGAGGGAGGGATTCGAACCCTCGGTACGTTACCGTACGCCTGATTTCGAGTCAGGTACATTCGACCACTCTGCCACCTCTCCGGTCGCTGTCGAGCCTCAGATTCTAGCAGAGGCTGGACGCGTTTTTTCACGCCTTCAGCACTTCCATGCCGCCCAGGTAGCGCCGAAGCGCGGCGGGCACGCGGACCGATCCGTCTTCGTTCTGGTGATTTTCGAGCACCGCGACCAGCGCCCGGCCGACGGCCAGTCCCGATCCGTTGAGCGTGTGCACCAGTTCGTTCTTGCCTTGTGCATTCTTGAAGCGCGCCTGCAGCCGACGTGCCTGGAACGCTTCGCAATTCGAGACGGAGCTGATCTCGCGGTAGGTGTCCTGCGCCGGCAGCCACACCTCGAGGTCGTAGGTTTTCGTCGAACCGAAACCCATGTCGCCGGTGCACAGCAGCACCACGCGATACGGCAACTCCAGCGCCTGCAACACGGCCTCGGCGTGGCCCGTCATGGCTTCGAGCGCGTCATAGCTTTTGTCAGGATGCGTGATCTGCACCATCTCGACCTTGTCGAACTGATGCTGGCGAATCATGCCGCGCGT
Proteins encoded:
- the shkS gene encoding surface-behavior sensor histidine kinase ShkS → MKGNSSFAGLGNSSFASLTPAPASADEAEPWVRGELIRSLMRASRGSHLLAAALMPAMVGLSWGHVPLWQLMVWLSVGISATGCRIWGERLYARRYADRDSEGQQRFVQKYSYLWSASAFAWGISILIFFERAPLINQFMSWLIVAGVATFPLNGLALHPPLLKRYVNTLFIAMLSSVLFRLTELGFSESHFNVGFLLLPMLHWWLLLRAGRRIHETARNSFELLFHNHILIASLTQQRQAAVSAVAMKNRFLASAAHDMRQPVLALSLYADWLRNEPELVQEIAPKIVRATHAVNALFDSLFDLARIDSGQVRLHIERVDVGQLLHDLELQYRPVAEAKGLKFSVHLTRGTVLTDPIRVRRMIGNLLANAIKYTTEGGVLLASRQTKDGLRVEVWDTGIGIAREHLRDVFLEFYKVADHAGTSDGFGLGLAIVARLSHALGHPVSVRSRLGKGSVFRVLLHDADESQAQARVSSAVG
- a CDS encoding response regulator transcription factor, producing the protein MSIYVIDDHPLMRDAIVMVLRRLRPAENIVELERLDKLAGAVKQHGAPDLFCLDLKLPDTTGCSGVMAVKQAYPAVPIAVYSASPASDMEEACIEAGADTYIEKSASSAELTAALRGLLMADSDVEEPALASNSKLSKRQTQLIAMLDKGMSNRDIATELEISEHTVKVHLWRLFRRLAVKSRTQALHYARTNGLLSTNS
- a CDS encoding 3',5'-nucleoside bisphosphate phosphatase — protein: MTTYLNADLHCHSVVSDGTLTPEALAARAAGNGVELWALTDHDEVGGQHRAAAAARENGMRYLTGTEISVTFANETVHIVGLGFDPDDAAMTQGLYDTRGGRGKRAQEMAEGLAKVGITGAYEGALKFVGNPELISRTHFARFLVESGVCKDTYEVFRKYLTEGKPGYVPHRWASLKSAVQWITEAKGIAVIAHPGRYKFTANEEYALFLEFQAHGGRAIEVVTGSHTPAEYVEYADKAIEFGFAGSRGSDFHSPDESHMDLGKLPLLPGKLTPVWELLEHRIQ
- a CDS encoding transporter; amino-acid sequence: MLPPLHDRCVTAVTPLSCARGSIAGLPLAPELLAGAYGGDEAGLICGYLFDATAPAPVCAVDSAAAAAWLADTPAAPAGGGAYLWLHFNLSHTQAERWLLRHAALSDTFYEVLRDELHSTRIERADDALVAVINDLHFEFRFEPSDISTLWINVGPRLVVTARTKPLRSVDALRTAVRAGDAPRSSTELLEHLLRTQADVLVAIVRDATARIDGIEDELLAGRLDHKRARLGALRRLLVRLQRLLAPEPAALFRLLQSPPAWMAEHDALALRSASEEFSVVLRDMQSLQERIKLLQEEVAANVNEDNNRSLFVLTVVTVLALPINILAGLFGMNVGGIPLAEHKHGFWIVVAIIATFTGVAAWVAFRKKR
- a CDS encoding tryptophan--tRNA ligase, coding for MASTSPAPTRFLTGITTSGTPHLGNYVGSVRPSVRASQRAEVQSFYFLADYHALIKIDDPARIQRSTLEIAASWLACGLDPERVTFYRQSDIPEIAELTWFLTCVTGKGVLNRAHAYKAQLDKNLAKNEEPDADVTAGLFMYPVLMGADILLFNAHKVPVGRDQIQHIEMARDMAQRFNHLYGDHFLLPEADIDDAVATLPGLDGRKMSKSYDNTIPLFSPRAQLQKLIGGILTDSRAPGEPKNTEGSALFQIFQAFADIDETADLRQAFAEGIGWGDAKQRVFERIDREIGPLRERYEALVNDPAQIERILLAGAEKARATSRPFMATLRQAVGLRSLADLGSHKAAAGRKAVKSAKPSFKQYRERDGLFYFKLLDGGNATLLQSRGFQSPQDAGRAIAALQQQQGEALAALAHQLEPVDNVALDALTEALGTFAESDTGR
- a CDS encoding site-2 protease family protein — translated: MDFSNLIQTVLIYALPVVFAITVHEAAHGYVARHFGDNTAYTLGRVTLNPIKHIDPVGTILMPLMLYFATSGAFLFGYAKPVPVNFNQLRNPKRDMIWVALAGPASNFIQAILWALLFVALVAGNVTETFFLKMAQGGVLVNLVMWAFNLFPLPPLDGGRVLAGLLPRGAAQSFLARIEPYGFFIVMALVLAGIVSKYWLSPLMALGYQGINLLITPLLALLR
- a CDS encoding L-threonylcarbamoyladenylate synthase, encoding MAQYFEVHPENPQQRLLKQAVALLGRGQIVAVPTDSSYALACHLDDKDAVDQLRRIRQVDDKHHLTLLCRDLSELANYARVDNKQYRLLKTATPGPYTFLLEATKEVPRRVSHPQRKTIGLRVPDHKVLNELLMLHGEPLLATTLIPPGETEPMNDAQEIRERFEKLIGAVIDAGACPSEPTTVVDLTPMGAGDDPVVVRQGRGGLALLGL
- a CDS encoding DMT family transporter, whose amino-acid sequence is MSEVQAPPRGARDLESERILAGIGLVLLAVACFATLDTATKISVSTVPIVMGVWFRYAFQAVATTAVLLPTRGLSILRTAHPKFHALRGALLLTTSLFAFFSLRYMPLAEFTAVVLIAPLVITLFAATVLKERVSALRWSLVAGGFVGTLVILRPGGSAFSWAILLPIGLVMTNAWFQVLTSKLAQTENPLTMHFYTGWVGALLAACALPFVWTTLPSWHSWALLCLMGAMGTVGHFMLILAYQRAPASTLTPFLYAQIAFAMLGGWLMFSHVPDTVSLVGMGLIAVCGAAGAWLTVRERRLPIEPAES